CCTCGTCGGCCACCTCCACGCGGAGCTCGTTCAGCGCGGGCGCCTACACGCGGTGCTCAAGCCCAAGGGCGACGGTGCAGCCAAGGTGTCGGTGAGTCCGCTGTCGCAGGAAGCCCGAGAGCGCTGGTTTCCACAGGGCCTCCGAATCGCGGTGTCGCCCGAAGAGCAGCCCCACGCCCCGGAAGAGTCCAGTCAATAAGCATACACCGCCAGCAAAACAGAGTTCCCCCTGCGCCGCGTTGCGAGGGGTGTCTCGAATCCCTCCACCTCTGACTTGCTATGTCTCCGAGGCAGAGCGTGTATGTCTTCACGCGCTGCCCACGGCGCGCCAGGGAGACACCCATGGTTATCGGCACCACCACGACATACATCGGCGATGAAATTCCCAGCCTCAAGGGACAGCAGGTCCACATCTTCGCGGTGCTGCCCGGAGGCTTCAGCCCAGAGGCGGACCCCGACGATGCCGGCGACTACATCCGGCTCAACGAAGCGTTGGAGCGCCTCGGCGGTGTCAAGGAGGCCGACTGCCTCGACATCGCCCCCATTCTCCCGGACGGGAAAAGCAGCCTCGACCATTACGACGCCCGCCCCGGCGACCTGGAGTGTTTCGCGCACCTGCGCAGATAGCGACTTGCATTACGCCCGGGGCAGAGCGTGTATGTCTTCACGCGCTGCCCACGGCGCGCCAGGGAGACACCCATGATTATCGGCACTGACACCACCTACCTCGGCAACGAAATCCCCGGCCTCCAGGGGCAGAAGGTCCGCATCTTCGCCGTGTTACACGGCGGCACCCGCCCTGACGCCGACCCGGACGCAGACGACTACTACGCGGACACGGACGAGAAGCTGGCGCGCCTCGGGGGCGTCACGGCCGAGGACCGCATCGACGCGGCCCCCATTCGCCCGGACGGCACTACCTCCTTCGTGCATGTCGACCCACGCGCCATCGACTTGGAGTGCTTCGCGCACCTGCGCAATCCCAGCGCACAATGACTTGCCATACGCGCAGAACAGAGCGTGTATGCCTCACGCGCGCCGCCCAAAGGCGCACGGAAGGATGAAACAATGACACCCCGCAAGCCCCGCACCGCCAGCTCCGCGAAGCCTGCCCGGGCGCCCGAGGAAACCCTCGAACGCATCGCGCGCGAAGCGCTCAACATTGAAACACTGAAGACACGCAAGAGCGACAGCCTCGACTTCCATGACGTGCCGGTGTGGCGCCTGAAGGAGGCTCTCGAAGCCGCCTATCAGGCCGGCCTGAGCGCCGCCAGCAACGCCCGCAGCAAGTAGAGCCTCCTCTCACCAACCATGCCCCGCCCAGCGGGGCGCCAGCGCATGAGGGCCGCCGGGCCGCCCTTGTGAATGGCAAACGTGTACCCACGGCCCGGAAAGGAAAACACCACCATGCCCCGCACCACCGCCCCGAAGACGAAGAAGCTGGAGTCCATGAACCTGACGGAGCTGCGCGCCCGCTTCCGCGAAGTGGTGGGCGAGGAGACGCGCAGCCCGAACAAGACGCACCTCATCCGCCGCATCGAGGAGGCCCTCGCCGCGAAGAAGCGGCGCAGCCCCACCCGCCGGGCGACGGCCGCCGCCCCCAGCGCGCCTCCGGCGCCCGCCGCACCGACCGCCACCCCGGCCGCAGGCGCGCAGCCTACCCAAGGGCGTGGACGCTTCGCCGGGCTGAGTGTCCAGGAGTTGCAAGCAAAGTACCTCGAGGTCGTCGGACGGCCGACGGGCAGCACCAACGTCGACTACCTCCAGTGGAAGATTCGAGAGGCGGAGGCTGGACGAATCAACGTAGGCCCGCGTCCCGAGCGCGAGGTGAAGGTGCGTGAGGACGGCAAGCGCGTCATCCCCCTCTCCCTCGACACCGAAGCCCTGGCAGCCCTGGACAAGGCCTGGCGTGACGCGGGCCTGCCGAGTCGGACCCGCTTCTTCATGCGCGCGGTGCACCGGGAACTCACGGCCATGGGCGCCACCGAGGCCGCCGAGCACTTCGCTCCGGACGAGAACGAGTGAGGATTGCCATGGCGACAAAGGAACAAGCCACCGACGCCCTCGTGTCGGTGGCACTTCGCAAGGCGCTCTCCGGCGCCCGTGTGGAAGTGAAGCTGGCCCTCCCCGAAGGCGGCGCCGAACTGCAGCCCGAAGTCGAAGTCACATTTCCCCAGCGCACCTCCGCACGCCAGCGCAACGCGGCCCTCCTGCTCCTTGCCGCCCAGGTGGAGCTACGCACCCCGGCGCAGGAGCACTGGCTCGTCGAGTCGGCGGTGCTCGACAGCGGACTCACAGGCCGCGTCCACCTGCTGTTACTCGGGGACGGCGGCCCTCGGCCGACTCGTGACGAGGCAGAGCGCGGGCTGCAAGTCCTGCACAGGGCCCTCCGCTGACATGAACATGCGGGCGGTAGCGCGAGCTGCCGCCTCAGCCCAACCCTCCTCTCATGGAGCGTCCTTGCGCGCTCTCGTTGGTGCCCGCAGCACCTCCCGCCATCCACCACCGAACAACACGGAAAGCCCCATGTCACATCAATCCGAAGAGATGGACGCTCTCTTTCGCCTCCACAAGCACATCGCGTGCAACACCGCCATGAGCATCGACGCGCGCGCTGGGTACCTCATGGCCGTCGTCCGGGTCGACCCTCGCATCTCCTATGTCCTCGACCTCGAGACGGACAGCGCGCTGCTGGCCCTGATGCAGGAGCGGTTGGCGGCCGAGGACAGCCAGCGCGTCACCGTCCACCCGGTCGCGGCCCAGAGCTTCGAGGTGTCCGCGAAGGAGATGAGCCGCGCGGACCTCAACTCCACCAGCAACGAGTAGTCCTCCACCAGCAACCAAGCGCGCGGCGGGCCCTCTCGCTCGCCGCGTGCCACCTCACCCGGCTCACGACATGAAGACAAACCGCATCATCTCCGTCCCGCAGACACTCGGGCTCGGCGTGCCCAACCGCCGCGCGGCCCTGCTCTCCGAAATCGAAGCGCACCTCCCCCACCCCATTCGCCCCGGCGACTACCGTGTGACGATTGAGCGGCTGGAGAGCCCGAGCGACGTCCCTGTCTTCGTGGACGTCGAGGGGGCCCTGTTTCGATTCCCCAACCAGCGAGCCTGGGCCCGGCTCCTCCGCCACTGGGTGCGCAGACGACATCAGGGCGTCCCCACTGGGCTGCTGAGCCGCCTGGCGGAACGAGTCCCCATCATCCACACCTGCCTGCCGCGGCTGGTGGACTGGAGCGCCGGAGACGCCCAAGCCGCCCTGAACGAGCTGAACCCCACGGCCGCTCGGGAGCGCCCGCAGCGCCCGGGACAAGGGTGACATCCCTCACACCACCCGAGGGCGCAAGAGAAAGAAGTCTCACCAAAGACATCCCCAGACATCACCACCAAGGCACCAGAGAGGACTTGCTACACCCGCCAACCAGAGCGTGTATGCCTTTCGCGACGGGCAACGAAGCGCCGCGCAAAACTCACAGGAACGCACGTCATGACCACCTCCCCCAAGCCCCTCCACCTTGTCCACATGACGGTGGTTGACTTCCAGAACACCACCCTGCGCATCGACCTCGCCACGAGCCGGTACGGCACGCCTCAACCGCAGTTGGACGTCATCCTCCCGCGCGGCTCCACCCACCGGCATCTGAGCGCGACGCTCCACGCCTTGTCAGCCGACCTGGAGCTACGCACGCCCCCGAATGAGCGATGGATTGTGCAGAGCGAGCGCCTCCTGGAGCCGAACCACGGCCGCATCTACCTGGAGCTGTCCGAGGGGGACCACGCCGAGGCCATGTGCGGAATGATGCTCCTCAGCACCCTGATGGGCTGAGCGGAAGGGACAGGGGCCCCCGCGCCGCAGGACCGCGCGGGTGCCCCGCCACACCAACAGCCGCAGCCCCCGGAGGCCACATGCCGCACACCGATGAAGACGTTGATGACCTCTTCTTCCTGTACCGCCAAGTCGCAAGCAATACAGCCCTGAGCATTGACGCGCGCGCCGGCTACCTGACGGCCGTGGTCCGCATGGACAGGCAGATTTCCAATAGCCTCGACTACCAATCGGACGAGACGCTCGTCGCCCTCTTCCGGGAGCGACTGGTGGCCGAGGACAGCCAGCGCGCCATTTCCCGCCCGGCCGCCGAGAAGTCCTCCTGAGACAGACGCCCCGTATCAGCCCCGCCTCGGGCTGCGCGGCAGGAGCAACGGGAGCCCAGGCGTTGGCGTCGCCCCGCGAACTCAACTTGCATTACATCCCCACAAGAGCGCGTATGTCTTTCGCAACGGGCAACACCCTGCCCTACGAAACGCGAGGACTACAATGGATGCGACGAGCCAACAGGCAATGATGGTGGGACAGCGCACCGCGCGCGACGGGGCTCCCCAGCCGTACATCGAGGTGCGCTTCCCGAGGGGCACAAGCCAGCGCATACTGAACGCAGCGCTCCATCGCCTCTACGCCAACGTCGAGATGGCAACCCCGGAGAAAGAGCGCTGGAATGTGCACATCGAGATGCGCCCCGACATCCTCATCTACTCCGGGGGGTGCGTGTACTTGGAGCTTGCAGAGGGCACTCCAGAGGAAGCCGAGCGCGCGACGGCGATGCTCAAAGACCTCGTGAGCTGAGCCCGCCGGAGGCTCTCGTCAGGCGCCGCGCGGAGCGCGCGCCCGCCAGCAGCCCGGCCCCGGTGGGAGGCCCCTCCGGCTGAGCTTGCGGGCGGGGCGGAGGAATCCGGTCCGGGAGTGTATCCCCCTCCCGACGCCGGGCTATCGAGGCAATCACACACACTGAAATTCCGCCGACCGCCCTAATTCAGGCGGGCTTGCCGCGCCAGCCCTGCAGACCGCCGCCGTGCAACCTCGCGAATTCTCGCGGATATTCCAGACACAGGAATCCGCACCACAAGGCATCGAAGTGGACTTGCTTCATTCGCACACAAGAGCGTGTATGTGTTTCGCGACGGGCGCCACAGCCCCGCGCGAATGCGAGAGGCAAACCCCATGAAGACGCTCCGGTTTGGAATTGAGATTGAGACGGTTGGCGCCACCCGCCAGAAGCTGGCCTACGCGATTCAGAGCGCGGTGGGTGGGCACGCCTCCGGCGACTACCGGGGTTGGCAGGTGACGGACGCCCAGGGCCGCATCTGGAAGGTGGTGTCGGACGCCTCGCTGAGCGGGGGCGAGCGCAGCGGCGAAATCGTCTCCCCCATCCTCACCTACCAGGACCTGGACGCCTTGCAGCAGGTGGTGCGCGCCGCGCGCGAGGCCGGCGCACGCTCCGACGCCTCCACCGGCATCCACATCCACGTCGACGGCAGCCGCTTCGACGCGAAGGGCGTCACCAACCTCGTGAAGATGGTGCACAAGCAGGAGCGCCTCCTGGAGACGGCCCTCGGGGTGAGCGCGGCGCGACTGAGCCGCTACTGCAAGCCCATCGACGGGGCCTTCCTCCAGCGACTGGAGGCGCGACGCCCGCGCACCCTCCAGGACGTGAATGAGGCTTGGTACGGGCGCCGCAACAGCATGCCCAACCGCTACGACTCGAGCCGCTACCACGGCCTCAACCTCAACAGCCTCTTCTTCCGGGGCACGATTGAATTCCGGTACTTCAACGGCTCGGTGCACGCAGGCGAGGTGAAGGCCTACGTCCAACTGGTGTTGGCCCTCGCCGCCCGGGCCCTGGCCTCGAAGGCCGCCTCCAGCAAGCGCCGCGACTTCAACCCCGCCACCGCCAAGTACGACTTCCGGGTGTTCCTCTTGCACCTGGGCCTCATCGGCGAGGAGTTCAAGACGGCCCGGCTCCACCTCCTCAAGAAGCTGGAGGGCAGCGCCGCCTGGAAGGGGCAGCGCCGCGACCGGCGCGGCTCGGGCGGGGGCGAGGACGGCTCGCCCGGCAACGAGGCCACGGAGGGCGCGCAGGGCGGCGCTGGGGGCGCGCAGGGCGGCGCGCCCGCCGAAGCCATGGCCGCCGCATGAAAGGGCCTTCGCGGGCGCCAGGGCCCCCTGGCGCCGCCCGCGTTCGCGCCAGGAGACTCCCCAGGAGAGAATCCGGGCCCGCCCCTCTCGCCTCGCGGGCCCCTCAAACAGCGCTTGCTTCAATGCCGAACCAGAGCGTGTATGTCTTTATCGAAGGGCGGGTGCCCCTCGCCAATACAAGAGACGCACCAATGAAAGCATACGGAATCAACCGAAAAGACCGGAGCATCTGCCGATGGGGCTGCTGCCCATCGCACGGCAGGTACCCCACAAAAAGCTACTGCGGACGTCTTTCACGGAAGGTCCACGTCCGTGGCACCCGGCTCGCACACCGGCGCGCCCGGGCCCAGGCGAGGGCGGCCCTCTTCAACGAGAGGCGCAACGCCTCGCGCAGCGACAACGAGAAGTAGGCCCCGCCGCGCTGGGCGACGAACCCAACCCAGTACGCCTCTCCACCACGGAGGCACCGCGCCAGAGCCCTGCGGGTGCCCTGGCTGGCAATGACAACGGCGGGCCGCGCGCCCGTCCTCCACCGGAGAATCCACATGCTCTACTTCGCCTACGGCTCCAACCTCGACAGGGCCCAGATGCGCGCGCGCTGCCCCGGCGCCACCGTCGAGGCCCGGGCCACGCTTCCCAGCCACACCCTGGTGTTTCGCGGGTTCAGCCACCGCTGGGGCGGCGCCGTCGCCAGCCTCCAGCGCGTGCGCGGCGCCAGCGTCGAGGGGCTGCTGTACCGACTCACCCCCGAGGACTTGCGCGCCCTCGACGCCTTCGAGGGGCACCCATTCGCATACCAGCGCGTCACCCGGCTGGTGACGGACAGGGCCGGCCTCCGCCGCCGCGCGCTGGTGTACCTGCAGCCCGAGGCAAGCATCGAGTCCTGGCCGCCCGCTGTCCGCTACTTCCGCGTCCTCTGGCACGCCTACGGACGCCTGGGCTTCAACCGCGCAGTGCTCGCGGACGCCCTGGGAGGTGCGGCGTGAAGCGCGATTCAACCTCGACGCGCGTCTTCGTCTACGGGACGCTGCTGTCCGGCGAGCCCAACCACCGACTCCTGCGCGGCGCACGCCTCATCGGCCCGGCGCGGACGCGGCCCCGCTTCACCCTCCATGACTACGGCCCCTTCCCCGCCCTCGCCTCCGGTGGCAAACACGCCGTCGAGGGCGAAGTGTACGAAGTCGACGCGCCGATGCTGGCGGCGCTCGACAGGCTCGAGAGCCACCCGCGCTTCTACCGACGCACGCCCATTACCCTCGACGACGTCGGCCGCGTCGAGGCATACCTGTTCCCCAAGGTGCGGCTCTCTGGCCGCCCCATCATCGAGTCCGGTTGCTGGCGTCGACACCTACAGGAGAGGAAGCCATGGTAATCGTCATGCGCGACGGGCGTGTCCTTCAGGGCACTGCCGTCCAAATCGTGAAGGGAATGCAGGACATCGCCTTCGGCGTGGAGCGCTTGTCCCTGGGCGAGTACATCGACTGGGTGGTAGGCAATGCCCAGCGTTTCGAGTCCGTTGCGCTGCGCGTCCAGGGTGAGACCGACGAGGAGAAGGCCGCCTCGCTGGTGGACGAGATGCTGCGCGAGGGCTTGGCAACGAAGGGGTAAGGGCGCGCCCGCCAGGCGCGCTCACCCATACGGCGAAGGGCGGCTTCAGCCGCGCGCCGTAGCGGCTCCGCTTCGCAGGAAGCGCTCAGCAGCCACAGGCCGAGCCCGCCGCTTACGGCGCGTGCCTCGCCACTTCTCGGCCACCTGGCCACCGTGTGCAGCGACGTGGCCTTCAGCCAGGAGGCCCACCGTGGCGCGAACCTCGCCGGCACCACACGCCTCCACCGGCACCAGGGCTTCACGGGCGCCCAGCATCTGCAACGCCGCGGCCTCCGCCAGTCGGTACTCGGCTTTCGCCTCGGCCAGCCGCGTCCGCGCTTCGGGACTTCCGTCCAACCTCGCGTGCGCCCGCTGCAGATCCACCTCTGCCCGCCCCAGGCGCTCCGCGAGCGCCCGCCGCTTCTTCATGCTCATGGCCGAGGGTGGAAAGCAGGTGGCATGCCGCGCCTCCACGGACGCCTCTTCCCTCGAGGCACGGTGAGCGCCGGCTTGGTGCCCCCGTCTCTCGACACGCACTCCCCAGTCCGAACCGGAAGACGCCAGCCCCAGCGACTCACGGGCTGCAGCGTTGACGATATTGGCCGTGAATCGTCCCTCCCCGAAGGACGATGTCACTGAGCGGCTCTGCTCCAATCAGGCAGCGCCGCCGCCAGCTTCGTTCACAGGCTGACGGTGGCTGGACGTATCGGGTTTAGCGCGCTTTGTCTCGGCCGCGCGTTTTCAACTTAATGCTCGCCACTGCTACTGCATTTGTAGCAATGGCACTCACGCGCCGACTGCAAGCGAGGCCGGAAGGCCTTCGCGTATTCATCTGAGCCCTTGCAGCCACGCGTAGCGGAATCCAGAGGGGGGGAAGAAGACATCATGCTGTTGGTAGACGTGCTGGAGGAGCATCTCGACGAAGCGGAGTTCCGGTGGCTGCAGTGGGAGAATGCGCTGGGGGCGCCAGACTTCTCACTGACTGAGACTGCGAGACTTGAGGAACTTCTCCTCGCGCATCTGGACGGCCTGGTGGTTGGCGCGTCTACCGCTGTCGAAGCCGTTCTGCGCCCCGCATTTGAAACAGAAGACGCCTTTCGCATCTCCGCGGCGGCCTACGCGCTGCTGGCCCTCGGTGAGGTGGATGAAGTCCTGCTGCGGCTGCGTGAGGCCGAGCCCGAAGCGCGTGCTGCTATTCGACGGGCCCTGGAGCTCAGCGAGGCACCAGGACTGGGCGCACGCCTGCTCGACTTGTTGAAGCGAGAGGACACCGCGCTGCAGGCAGCAGTGCTGGAGGCGCTGTCCATTCGGCAGGAAGCACCGCCGGAAGTGTTGGCGCACTTCTTCACCCACGACGAGCCACGGGCCCGGGTAGCAGCCCTTCGTGCCGCCCTGCCCTTCCCACAAGGCGCAGCGCGGACGCTGCTTCCAAGCCTGCTGGACTCCTCCCACCCGGGCATTCGTGCGGCGGCGATAGAGGCAGGGGTGGCTTCCGGTGTGAGGCAAGCCTGGGAAACGTGCCGCACCGCCGTGCGCGTCCGGGACTCCCACAGCCTTGACGCCATGGTGCTGCTCGCCATGGGCGGCGGCGAGGTGGACGTTGCCTTGCTGCTGGCGGTGTTGGACGTGGAGAGACTCCGGCCCCATGCCCTTTGGGCCCTGGGCTTCAGCGGCTGGGTGGCAGCCATGGAGGCGTGCCGCGCCTGGCTGGAAGTACCCAGCGTTGCACAACTGGCCGGGGAGGCATTTGCCGCCATGACGGGTTTGCGACTGGAGGGGCCCTACGCCCTGCCTCCAGGCGAGAGGCCCGAGGACGTCCCACCGCCGCCGGAACTCGAAGAGGACTTGGACGCAGACTTGGTGCCCAAGCCCGAAGACGACTTGCCGTGGCCGAACGTGACCGCCGTCAGGGACTGGTGGGGCGCAGAGAAGAAGCGCTTCGTGAAGGACACGCGGTACCTCCTGGGCCGGCCCTTCAGCGGCAGCGGCTTGGTGGAGGCCCTTGAAACCAGTCCCATGCGCCGCCGCCACGTCCTGGCCCGCGAATTAGCCCTGCGGAGCCAGGGCACGCTGACGGTGCGCACTCGGGCCTTCACACACGTCCAGCGCGCGGAGCAAGCCAAGGCCCGGGCCTCCAACTCCCGAATCCGCACGCAGCCCTTCGACAGCGGCCTGCGCTGACGACGCCCCCCACGCCTCGTCACCAACCATGTGGGCACTTCAAAATAAGACACCCTACGCGGCCGAGCGGACGTGGGTCCGCGACAAGGACGGCCACCACCACTGGGTCATCGCGCTCAAGGCTACCTTCGACGTCGACGACGCGGGCCACCTCCGCCCAGCCGACGCGCAGGAGCCTCCACTGCCCGAGCCCGTCTATTGGGGAGAGGCGGGCCACTCCAGCTTGCGCTACGAGGCCGAGCTCGTCGCTCCCAAGCCCCACACAGACGTCCTCGTCAACGCGTGCGCCCATGCACCCGGCGGACGGCCCGCGCCCAGCGTCGAGGTGGCCGTCCGCATCCACGACGTGGACAAGATGCTCGTGGTGCATGGGGAGCGCTACTACACGCGCGGCCTGGCGGGCGTGAAGCCCTCGTCCCCCAAGCCCTTTGTCACCCAGCCCATTCTCTACGAGTGGGCCTGGGGCGGTACCGACACGCGCGACGCGGACGCGCGCAAGCACGTCAGTGACTCGCGCAACCCGGTGGGGCGCGGGGTGGCCAGCACCGAGGCGCGCCTGGTGGACCAGCCCGCCCACCGCATCGAATACCTGCGGGGCAACCCGGCGAAGGCTGGGCCGGCCGGCTTCGGCCCCGTCGCCAGCTACTGGTCGCCACGGCTCGAGCTGGCAGGCACCTTCGACGAAGCGTGGCGGAAGACGCGACACCCGCTGCTGCCGCGAGACTTCAATGAGCGCTTCGCCCTCTGCGCCCCTGATGACCAGCGGCCCTCACGCCGCCTCGTGGGTGGAGAGAAGGTAGCCCTGGTGCACCTCACGCCGAAGGGCTCGCTCCACTTCAGGTTGCCGCACCTGCGTTTCGGCTTCGACACCTACTTCGGCGCCGTCCGGCACTTCCATGAGGCCACCCTGGGCACCGTCGTCATCGAGCCCGAGGAGAAGAAGGTGCGCATGGTTTTCCAAACGGGCTTGAGCGTCGGCCCCCGGGACGTCGACCGCCTCGACTTCACAGCCATTACGGAAAGGACGGACTGACATGAGCGCTGAGGCGGTACTCGTAGCGTCGGGAGCACGTGCCCCGGTGGGGACGACAGCGGAGAGCGTCGCAGCGGCGGTGCGTGCGGGCATCAGCCGTGTGCGACTCCTCCAGGTGCCGGAGCTCGGGCGCCAGGCGGACTCCTTCATCGCGAGGGACGGACTGCTGGACGCGAAGGAATGGTGTGGTGTGACGCGCATGGCTGCGGTTGGGGCCTCGGCGTTGGAAGAAGTCCTCGCCAAGCTGACACCCGCCCTTCCCCCGAGGAGTCTCGACGTGCCGGTGCTGGTGGGACTGCCCGAGGAGCGTCCGGGCTGGAAGGCAGCGGATGCCTCGCGAGTCGCCGCGTCCCTCTCGGCCCTCGGTAGTGCGCGCCTGAACCTCCAGGTGGAGCCGCGGTTGATGGGCCATGCCTCGGCGCTGGAGGGGCTACGAGACGCCGTGACTCGGCTTGGCCGCACCTCTCGCTGCCCACTGGTGATTGTGGGAGGCATCGACAGCTACCACGACGTCCAGACGCTGGCCTGGCTTCGCGAGCGGAGCCAGTGGCTTGAAGAAGGGGCGCGGGCGGGCTTCGCTCCCGGCGAGGCCGCGGCCTTCGTCGCGGTGATGTCCGCGCCCGACGCGCGCCGGTGGAGACTGGCGCCCCACGCCACGGTGCGTACCGTCGCCACGGCCCATGAGACGAAGCGCATCCACACCGATGACCTCAACCTCGGCGAGGGGCTGACGGCCGCCGTGGGCGAGACACTCGCGCCACTCGAAGGCACGAGCGAGACGGTGGCGGCCATTCACAGCGACCTCAATGGCGAGCGCTACCGCTCCGAGGAGTGGGGCTTCGTCGCCCTGCGGCTGGGGGCCTCGTTCCGCGACGCCTCCGCCGTCCACACACCCGTGAGCAGCTGCGGCGAAGTGGGCGCCGCCACGGGAGCGATGAACCTCGTCCTCTGCGCGCAGGCCTGGCAGCGCCGGTACGCGAGCGGCCCTCGTGCGCTACTCTGGGGCAGTTCGGAAGCCGGGTTGCGCGCCGCCGCACTGCTGGAAGAGCCACTTTCCGGAAGTGAAGAAGGAGCGAGACCATGGCCAAGGTAACAGTCAACTTCCCGAGGACGCCCGTCACCAAGGGCAGCTCGGGCATCGCCGCAGCCACGCTGCCCAACGTCTGCAAAATGCCCGGCCCGCCGGCTCCCTTCGTGCCCACGCCCCTGCCCAACATCGGCAACAGCGGCGACGCCCCCGAGGGGTACTCGAAGACAGTCACCATCAACGGGCACCCCGTCGCCATTGCCGGCGCCAGCTTCGGGAGCAAGGGGGACATGGCCAGCAAGGGGACGGGCGGCGGGCTCATCTCCAGCAACACCCACGGGTCGACGAAGTTCATTGGCCCCGGCTCGATGAACGTCAAATTCGAGGGGCGGAATGTGCAGTTGCTGGGCGACCCCATGCTCAACAACTGCGGCCCCTCT
This genomic stretch from Myxococcus virescens harbors:
- a CDS encoding DUF6900 domain-containing protein; this translates as MTPRKPRTASSAKPARAPEETLERIAREALNIETLKTRKSDSLDFHDVPVWRLKEALEAAYQAGLSAASNARSK
- a CDS encoding DUF2924 domain-containing protein, with amino-acid sequence MPRTTAPKTKKLESMNLTELRARFREVVGEETRSPNKTHLIRRIEEALAAKKRRSPTRRATAAAPSAPPAPAAPTATPAAGAQPTQGRGRFAGLSVQELQAKYLEVVGRPTGSTNVDYLQWKIREAEAGRINVGPRPEREVKVREDGKRVIPLSLDTEALAALDKAWRDAGLPSRTRFFMRAVHRELTAMGATEAAEHFAPDENE
- a CDS encoding amidoligase family protein, with amino-acid sequence MKTLRFGIEIETVGATRQKLAYAIQSAVGGHASGDYRGWQVTDAQGRIWKVVSDASLSGGERSGEIVSPILTYQDLDALQQVVRAAREAGARSDASTGIHIHVDGSRFDAKGVTNLVKMVHKQERLLETALGVSAARLSRYCKPIDGAFLQRLEARRPRTLQDVNEAWYGRRNSMPNRYDSSRYHGLNLNSLFFRGTIEFRYFNGSVHAGEVKAYVQLVLALAARALASKAASSKRRDFNPATAKYDFRVFLLHLGLIGEEFKTARLHLLKKLEGSAAWKGQRRDRRGSGGGEDGSPGNEATEGAQGGAGGAQGGAPAEAMAAA
- a CDS encoding gamma-glutamylcyclotransferase family protein, whose amino-acid sequence is MLYFAYGSNLDRAQMRARCPGATVEARATLPSHTLVFRGFSHRWGGAVASLQRVRGASVEGLLYRLTPEDLRALDAFEGHPFAYQRVTRLVTDRAGLRRRALVYLQPEASIESWPPAVRYFRVLWHAYGRLGFNRAVLADALGGAA
- a CDS encoding gamma-glutamylcyclotransferase family protein, with product MKRDSTSTRVFVYGTLLSGEPNHRLLRGARLIGPARTRPRFTLHDYGPFPALASGGKHAVEGEVYEVDAPMLAALDRLESHPRFYRRTPITLDDVGRVEAYLFPKVRLSGRPIIESGCWRRHLQERKPW
- a CDS encoding TIGR02270 family protein, yielding MLLVDVLEEHLDEAEFRWLQWENALGAPDFSLTETARLEELLLAHLDGLVVGASTAVEAVLRPAFETEDAFRISAAAYALLALGEVDEVLLRLREAEPEARAAIRRALELSEAPGLGARLLDLLKREDTALQAAVLEALSIRQEAPPEVLAHFFTHDEPRARVAALRAALPFPQGAARTLLPSLLDSSHPGIRAAAIEAGVASGVRQAWETCRTAVRVRDSHSLDAMVLLAMGGGEVDVALLLAVLDVERLRPHALWALGFSGWVAAMEACRAWLEVPSVAQLAGEAFAAMTGLRLEGPYALPPGERPEDVPPPPELEEDLDADLVPKPEDDLPWPNVTAVRDWWGAEKKRFVKDTRYLLGRPFSGSGLVEALETSPMRRRHVLARELALRSQGTLTVRTRAFTHVQRAEQAKARASNSRIRTQPFDSGLR
- a CDS encoding DUF2169 family type VI secretion system accessory protein, whose product is MWALQNKTPYAAERTWVRDKDGHHHWVIALKATFDVDDAGHLRPADAQEPPLPEPVYWGEAGHSSLRYEAELVAPKPHTDVLVNACAHAPGGRPAPSVEVAVRIHDVDKMLVVHGERYYTRGLAGVKPSSPKPFVTQPILYEWAWGGTDTRDADARKHVSDSRNPVGRGVASTEARLVDQPAHRIEYLRGNPAKAGPAGFGPVASYWSPRLELAGTFDEAWRKTRHPLLPRDFNERFALCAPDDQRPSRRLVGGEKVALVHLTPKGSLHFRLPHLRFGFDTYFGAVRHFHEATLGTVVIEPEEKKVRMVFQTGLSVGPRDVDRLDFTAITERTD